A stretch of the Desulfobulbaceae bacterium genome encodes the following:
- a CDS encoding integration host factor subunit alpha, translating into MSADNVTRRHLSNAIYDQVGFSKQISGDIVDAFFDQIKEALLSEENVKLVQFGSFKLRKKTSRIGRNPKTGETIEITSRSMVSFKPSKSLRDRINRSI; encoded by the coding sequence ATGAGTGCTGATAACGTTACACGCAGGCATTTATCTAATGCCATTTATGATCAGGTTGGATTCTCCAAGCAGATTTCTGGAGATATAGTTGATGCTTTCTTCGATCAAATCAAGGAGGCGTTGCTTTCAGAGGAGAATGTCAAGCTGGTTCAGTTTGGATCCTTTAAGTTGAGAAAGAAAACTTCAAGAATAGGCAGAAATCCTAAAACTGGCGAGACTATAGAAATTACTAGTCGAAGTATGGTATCATTTAAGCCAAGCAAATCGTTGAGAGACAGGATTAACAGGAGTATTTGA
- a CDS encoding MerR family transcriptional regulator, with translation MGRNNTETIEIPDKVYFKIGEVCRLTGVKPHTLRYWESEFTTIKPQRVGSKQRMYRRVDVENILLLKKMLHEDGMTLAGARKSLARKPKDDIKGTLPVSVFTMVHEVKRQLLAIRDLIS, from the coding sequence GTGGGGCGTAACAACACTGAGACCATTGAGATTCCAGATAAGGTATATTTCAAAATTGGTGAGGTTTGTCGACTGACAGGCGTCAAGCCGCATACATTACGCTATTGGGAGTCTGAATTCACCACAATAAAACCACAGCGTGTCGGCTCCAAGCAACGGATGTATCGACGTGTTGATGTCGAGAATATCTTACTCCTCAAAAAAATGCTCCATGAAGATGGAATGACCTTAGCAGGTGCCAGAAAGTCCTTGGCGAGAAAACCAAAAGATGATATTAAGGGTACTTTGCCTGTGTCTGTGTTCACTATGGTTCATGAAGTCAAAAGGCAATTGTTAGCGATTAGAGATTTGATATCTTAG
- a CDS encoding magnesium transporter CorA gives MSLQTIQDLLTKHKLVEGMIHKQEMPRQDLVGSMVHKQHLVELGAVFARMAPSEIADILDELSPDDLFLVWGQINDKLTDEILSEVSDATRDTLATRSSYLGSACVVNAFELAQGQLCQTTIESVEDLEGIKPIWVDLVGTTKADRQKIGEYFGLELPDPEDLTDIESSARFFVEENNEIHLHSDFLLDREGDSRNVPVAFILFREILFSVRQEELPVFRLQRLRARIPNSYVSDGVNILLDLYAADAEYSADSLEESYLELGAVGKQVLNRTMTDEDAAKTLAAIAEEEDLNGRIRRNVLDTRRALTFLIRRKLLTSAQLEDAQQILRDIKSLDGHTAFLFEKINFLMDATVGFININQNRVIYRLTVLSLIFLPLNVIAGIGGMSEFSMMTKTIPWPVSYSLFTVGLLIVAWITLVILKIYERRNSPK, from the coding sequence ATGTCACTGCAGACTATTCAAGATCTATTGACCAAACACAAACTCGTGGAAGGAATGATCCATAAGCAGGAGATGCCACGTCAAGACCTGGTCGGATCTATGGTGCATAAGCAGCATTTGGTCGAGCTAGGGGCGGTGTTTGCTCGGATGGCACCTTCTGAAATTGCTGACATCCTTGATGAACTTTCACCGGATGACTTGTTTTTGGTCTGGGGGCAGATCAACGACAAACTGACAGACGAGATCTTAAGTGAGGTTTCCGACGCAACCAGAGATACGCTGGCCACTCGCAGCAGTTATCTCGGATCTGCTTGTGTGGTGAATGCCTTCGAACTGGCGCAGGGCCAATTATGTCAGACCACTATTGAGTCGGTTGAAGATCTGGAGGGTATCAAGCCTATTTGGGTCGATCTGGTTGGGACAACTAAAGCTGATCGGCAAAAAATAGGGGAATATTTTGGGCTGGAACTACCCGATCCAGAAGACCTTACAGACATTGAGTCCAGTGCGCGTTTTTTTGTGGAAGAGAATAACGAAATCCATCTGCATTCTGATTTCTTACTCGACAGGGAAGGGGATTCGCGTAACGTCCCGGTTGCATTCATCTTGTTTCGAGAGATATTGTTTTCCGTTCGCCAGGAGGAACTTCCTGTTTTTCGTCTGCAGCGTTTACGTGCGCGTATTCCTAACAGCTATGTTTCTGATGGCGTAAACATTTTGCTGGATCTTTATGCGGCTGACGCCGAATATTCAGCAGATTCGTTGGAGGAGAGCTACCTTGAGCTTGGTGCGGTAGGTAAACAGGTACTTAACAGAACAATGACCGATGAGGATGCTGCTAAAACCCTTGCTGCAATCGCAGAAGAGGAGGATCTTAACGGACGCATTCGCAGAAATGTTCTGGATACTCGTCGCGCACTGACCTTCCTGATTCGGAGAAAACTTCTCACTTCCGCTCAACTTGAGGATGCTCAACAAATTCTTCGAGACATCAAGTCTCTTGATGGGCATACCGCCTTTTTGTTTGAAAAGATCAACTTTTTGATGGATGCTACTGTCGGATTCATCAATATCAACCAGAATAGGGTAATATATCGCCTGACGGTGCTTAGTCTTATCTTCCTGCCCCTTAATGTGATTGCTGGTATCGGAGGGATGTCAGAGTTTTCGATGATGACTAAGACAATCCCTTGGCCTGTCTCCTATAGCCTGTTTACCGTTGGACTCTTGATCGTTGCCTGGATTACCTTGGTAATTCTAAAGATTTACGAAAGGAGAAACAGTCCAAAATAG
- a CDS encoding acyl carrier protein, with the protein MSAQIYSREQLAHDVVEIIKDMTQDWDLDFNGGIDVNTKLVGDLAFESIDIVQFIVAMEEKFQRRGLPWEEVLMTDGRYVDEIIVDDAVRLLYSHLNTSV; encoded by the coding sequence ATGAGTGCTCAGATCTATTCTAGGGAACAACTAGCGCATGACGTTGTCGAAATCATTAAGGATATGACCCAGGACTGGGATCTTGATTTTAATGGTGGAATTGACGTCAATACGAAACTCGTAGGTGATCTTGCCTTCGAATCCATCGATATTGTACAGTTTATTGTAGCCATGGAAGAGAAGTTTCAGCGTCGGGGGTTACCCTGGGAAGAGGTGCTCATGACCGATGGCCGCTACGTCGATGAAATCATAGTAGACGACGCTGTGCGACTTCTCTATTCTCATCTCAACACGAGCGTTTAA